From Onychostoma macrolepis isolate SWU-2019 chromosome 19, ASM1243209v1, whole genome shotgun sequence, a single genomic window includes:
- the srd5a1 gene encoding 3-oxo-5-alpha-steroid 4-dehydrogenase 1 isoform X2 has translation MDAILKTLFSSEEQEVYGFPVNVKFAWFVQEMPAFLVPLSLVLWSPCAKIIHLPNQLLLLMFIFHYLQRSLIYPFLIRGGKSTPFISFVLAFVFCIYNGYLQARYLSHYADYPPGWVTHPCFIIGSFMWFLGCIINIHSDHILRNLRKPAETGYKIPRGGMFEYVSGANFFGEIVEWTGFALAGHSVHSAAFALFTLIVLSSRGMAHHKWYLSKFEDYPKSRKALIPFVL, from the exons ATGGACGCTATTCTGAAGACATTATTCTCCTCGGAGGAGCAAGAAGT GTATGGATTCCCTGTGAATGTTAAATTCGCCTGGTTCGTTCAGGAGATGCCGGCTTTTCTGGTGCCTTTGAGTTTGGTGCTATGGAGTCCATGTGCAAAGATAATACACCTGCCCAACCAACTACTTCTGCTCATGTTCATTTTCCATTATTTGCAAAG GTCCCTCATCTACCCATTTTTAATTCGAGGAGGGAAATCCACACCATTCATCTCATTTGTCCTGGCCTTTGTCTTCTGCATTTATAATGGGTACCTGCAGGCAAGATACCTGAGTCACTATGCAGATTACCCACCTGGTTGGGTTACACATCCCTGTTTCATCATAG GGTCTTTTATGTGGTTCCTGGGATGCATCATTAATATTCACTCTGACCATATACTCAGGAACCTCCGTAAGCCTGCAGAGACAGGCTATAAGATACCTAGAG GGGGCATGTTTGAGTATGTATCAGGAGCAAACTTCTTTGGAGAGATTGTGGAATGGACTGGATTTGCTCTGGCTGGTCACTCGGTCCATAGTGCAGCTTTCGCTCTCTTCACTCTCATTGTGCTGTCCAGCAGAGGAATGGCCCACCACAA GTGGTATCTCTCAAAATTTGAAGACTATCCTAAATCAAGGAAAGCTTTAATACCGTTTGTGCTCTGA
- the srd5a1 gene encoding 3-oxo-5-alpha-steroid 4-dehydrogenase 1 isoform X1, producing the protein MDAILKTLFSSEEQEVYVLDCLSYLMMVMSFITFVTLLFEHVPYGRYASSRYGFPVNVKFAWFVQEMPAFLVPLSLVLWSPCAKIIHLPNQLLLLMFIFHYLQRSLIYPFLIRGGKSTPFISFVLAFVFCIYNGYLQARYLSHYADYPPGWVTHPCFIIGSFMWFLGCIINIHSDHILRNLRKPAETGYKIPRGGMFEYVSGANFFGEIVEWTGFALAGHSVHSAAFALFTLIVLSSRGMAHHKWYLSKFEDYPKSRKALIPFVL; encoded by the exons ATGGACGCTATTCTGAAGACATTATTCTCCTCGGAGGAGCAAGAAGTGTACGTTTTGGATTGTTTATCTTACTTGATGATGGTTATGTCATTCATAACTTTTGTGACTTTACTCTTTGAGCACGTGCCCTATGGTAGATATGCATCCAGCAGGTATGGATTCCCTGTGAATGTTAAATTCGCCTGGTTCGTTCAGGAGATGCCGGCTTTTCTGGTGCCTTTGAGTTTGGTGCTATGGAGTCCATGTGCAAAGATAATACACCTGCCCAACCAACTACTTCTGCTCATGTTCATTTTCCATTATTTGCAAAG GTCCCTCATCTACCCATTTTTAATTCGAGGAGGGAAATCCACACCATTCATCTCATTTGTCCTGGCCTTTGTCTTCTGCATTTATAATGGGTACCTGCAGGCAAGATACCTGAGTCACTATGCAGATTACCCACCTGGTTGGGTTACACATCCCTGTTTCATCATAG GGTCTTTTATGTGGTTCCTGGGATGCATCATTAATATTCACTCTGACCATATACTCAGGAACCTCCGTAAGCCTGCAGAGACAGGCTATAAGATACCTAGAG GGGGCATGTTTGAGTATGTATCAGGAGCAAACTTCTTTGGAGAGATTGTGGAATGGACTGGATTTGCTCTGGCTGGTCACTCGGTCCATAGTGCAGCTTTCGCTCTCTTCACTCTCATTGTGCTGTCCAGCAGAGGAATGGCCCACCACAA GTGGTATCTCTCAAAATTTGAAGACTATCCTAAATCAAGGAAAGCTTTAATACCGTTTGTGCTCTGA